Genomic segment of Serinicoccus hydrothermalis:
GCAGCAGGTCGTGGTCATGGTCATGATGGGCCTGGAGCTGATGATCAACGGCGTCATCCTGGCGGCGGCCGCGTGCTGGTGGTTCCTGGCCCCCGACCCCACCGGGCAGGTCCTGCTCATGGTCGTCATCGCCGCCATGACCCTCGAGATGGCCATGGGGTTCGCCGTCGCCGTGCTGCTGCACCGGGCCCGTCAGACGGACATGACCGACATGGCGACGGACCTGTCCCGATGAGCGACGGCAGCGCCCAGACCGCCCTGTGGCTCCTCGTCCTGGTCCCCGCGCTCGTCGGGGCGTTCCTGGTGGTCGCGCGCCCGGAGCGGGTCGCCGTGCCCGTCTCCCTGCTCACCGCGGCGCTGACCGCCGCCCTGGCTCTCCTCGTGGCGATCAGCGGGCCGCAGGTGTCGGTGCCGTTCATGGCCGGCACCGACCTGGCCCTCGGCGTCGACGCCTTGTCGGCGCTGGTCGTCCCGACCGTCGCGGTCGTCACCCTGCTCGTGCTGGTCTTCTCGGCCGGCGAGATCGGGCGGTCGCGGGGGCGCTTCCACGGGCTCATGCTGCTCTTCGCCTCGGGCGCCCTGCTGACCGCCACCGCGCAGACCCTGCCGGGGCTCCTCCTGGCCTGGGAGGTCATGGGCGCCACGTCGTTCGCGCTCATCGGCTTCTGGTGGCACGAGCAGCACCGGGTGTCCGCCGGCACGACGGCGTTCCTCGTGACCCGGGCCGCGGACGTCGGCCTCTACCTGGCCGCCGGGGCGGCCCTCGCCGGGGGCGGTGGGCTGGTGCTCGCCGATCTGCCCGCCGCGAGCGAGGGGTGGCGGCACGTGCTGGCGGCCGGGGTGCTCGTGGCTGCTCTGGGCAAGGCCGCGCAGCTGCCGTTCTCGTTCTGGCTGTCCCGGGCGATGGAGGGCCCCAGCCCGGTCAGCGCGTTGCTGCACTCGGCCGCCATGGTGGCCATGGGTGGCTACCTGCTGCTGCGCACCGAGCCGCTGCTCGCCGCCACGGGGTGGGCCGGGCCGGCCGCCGCCTGGGTCGGAGCCACGACCGCGCTGCTGCTGGGTGCCGTGGCGCTGGCCCAGCAGGACCTCAAGCAGGTCCTGGCGGCCTCCACCGCGGCCCAGCTGGGCTTCGTCGTCATGGGGGCGGGGCTGGGCGCCGTCGGCGGTGGGGCGGCGCACCTCGTGGCGCACGCCTCGACCAAGGCGCTGCTCTTCCTCGCCGCCGGGGCCTGGCTGAGCGCCCTGGGCACCAAGCAGCTGGCCGGGCTGCGCGGTGCCGCCCGGCGCTGGTCGCTGGTGGGCGTGGCGAGCACCGTGGGCGCCCTCTCGCTCGCTGGCGTGGCTCCCCTGGCCCTGTGGGCGACCAAGGACGCGGTGCTGGCCGTGGCGCTGGCCCGGTCGCCGTGGCTGTATGCCGTGGGGCTGGCTGCGGCAGCCCTGTCCGCCGCCTACTCGGGCCGGATCCTGCTCACCGTCTGGGCACGGGTGCCCGCGGCGGACCGTGCACGGGTGGCGCAGCATCTGGACGAGGAGCAGGAGGGCACCCGGCACGTCGGCCGGCTGGAGACCCTGCCGCTGCTGGCGCTGGCCCTGGGGGCGCTGACCCTGGGCCTGCTCGCGCTGCCCCCGATGGGTGACGTCCTGGCCCGGGCCCTCGGGGAGCAGCCCGTGCACCCCGGTCTGGCGGAGATGGGGGCCTCGGCGGCCCTCGCCCTCGCGGTGCTCGCGCTCGTCCGGTGGCGTCCCGCTCCCCGCCCCGGGTGGGCACGGCACTGGCTCGGTCTGGAGACGGCCGTCCGGGCCGTGGTCGTCGGCCCCACGCTGGCGCTGGCCCGGGCCCTGGCGTCCTTCGACGACCGGGTGCTGGACCGTGCCGTGGGGGCGGCCGCGGCCGGCGCCGTCGGCGTGGCACGCAGGGCGGCGACGTTCGACGACCGGGTGCTCGACGGCGCCGTCGGGTCCGGCTCCCGTGCGACCACGCGGCTCGCCCGGGTCGCCGCCCGGGCCGACGAGCGAGGGGTCGACGGCGCGGTCGAGGGTTTCGCCGCCCGCGTCCGCCGGCTCGCCCAGGTGGCGCGGGGCCCGCAGAGCGGGCAGCTGCACCACTACTACGTCCAGGCCGTCGCGGTCCTCGCGGTCGGCGTCCTGCTCCTGCTCTCGGTGAGGTGACTGTGCTCAGTCTGATCGTCTTCCTGCCCCTGCTCGCCGCGGTGGCCCTGGTCGCCGTCCCTCGGCTCGGTGACGGCGCGGCGCGGTGGGTCTGGGTCGCCGTCGCGGCCGTCGACCTGCTCCTCGTCGCCGCGGTGTGGCTGGTCTACGAGCCACCGGGGCCGGGCCGGCTGGCCTTCGAGGAGCGGGTGCCGTGGATCCCGGGGGTCGACAGCAGCTACCACGTGGGGGTCGACGGGCTGTCGCTGCCGCTCATGGCGATGACGACGGTGGTGTTCCTGGCCTGTGCGGTCTTCGCCCTCCGTGACGAGGACCGGCCCCGGACCCGGGCAGCGCTCTTCCTCTTCCTGCAGAGCGTCAGCCTGGGCCTGTTCGCCGCCGCCGACCTCATCCTGTTCTTCCTTTTCTTCGACCTGTCCATCGTCGGGATGTACTTCGTCATCGCCGGGTGGGGCCATGGTGACCGCGGCCGCTCGGCGATGAAGTTCTTCCTCTACACCTTCCTGGGCTCGCTGGCCCTGCTCGCCGGCTTCATCGGGCTCTACGTCGCGGCCGAGCCGCACACCTTCGACATGGTCGAGCTGGCCCGGCAGACCCCGCTCGACGGGTCGCCCACGGCCGGGGGCCTGGTGCTCGCGGCCATCCTGCTGGGGCTGGCCGTCAAGACGCCGACGGTGCCGTTCCACACCTGGCTGCCCCCCGCGCACACCGACGCCCCCGCGGTCGGGTCGGCCGTCCTGGCCGGGGTGCTGCTCAAGATGGGCACCTACGGCTTCGTCCGGATCGCGATGCCGATGCTCCCCGAGGCCTGGCGCGCCTGGGCCTGGGTGGTCGTCGTGGTCGGCGTCGTCTCGGTCGTCTACGGCGCCCTCGTCGCGCTCGCCCAGACCGACCTCAAGCGGATGATCGCCTACACCTCGGTCAACCACATGGGGTACGTCGTCCTGGCCGTCGGTGCCGCCGGGATCGTCGCCGAGGGCAGCGAGCAGGCGCGGTCGGTGGCGGTCACCGGCGCCGTGACCCAGATGGTGAGCCACGGCATCGTCACCGCCGCCCTGTTCCTCATGGCGGGGGTGGTCTGGGACCGCGCCGGCACCTACAACCTGGGCTCCTTCGGCGGGCTGGCCGGCACCGCACCGCGCCTGGCCACGCTCTTCGCCGTCGGTGCGTTCGCCTCGCTCGGGCTGCCCGGCCTGTCCGGCTTCATCGCCGAGTTCCAGATCTTCGCCGGCAGCATCGCAGTCGCGCCGGTGACGGCGGTCGCGCTGGTCGGCATCCTCATCACCGCGGCGCTGTTCCTGCGGGCGCTGCAACGTCTCTTCACCGGACCGACCCGTGGCGCCTCGCGGGGCTTCGGCGACCTGCGTCCCGCCGAGCTCTGGGCGGTCGCGCCGCTGCTCGCCCTCTCGCTGCTCATCGGGGTGCTGCCCCGCCCGCTGCTCGGGGTGGTCGAGCCCGCCGCGGAGGTCGTCGTGCAGCTCGTCGGGAGGTAGGCGGCGGTGGACTCCATGGCGATGCGACCGGCCCTGCTCCTGCCGGAGATCGTGCTCTTCCTCGGCGCCCTCGCCGCCCTGCTGGGCGGGTCGTTCCTGCCCCGCACGCGGCAGTGGGTCACCCGGGTCGTCGCCGCAGCCGCCCTGGTGCTCGCCGCTGCGATGGCCGCCGTCGCCCTGGCCGGCCCGACGGCGGTGGCCATGGAGGGCAGCTTCACCGTGGACCCGACCACCGGGGTGGCCCGCCTCGTCGCCACCCTGGGCGCCCTGGTGGTGCTGGCGCTGGCGGCGGACGAGATCGATGGCAGCCCGCGGGAGAGCGAGACCTACGCGCTGCTGCTCCTGTCCACGACCGGCACGCTGGTCCTCGCCGGTGCCGACGACCTGCTCGTCGTCGCCGTCGGGTTCCTGCTGACCAGCGTCCCCCTCTACGGGCTCATCGGGATCACCGGGACCGCCGTGGCGGCCGAGGCGGCGATGAAGACCTACCT
This window contains:
- a CDS encoding proton-conducting transporter membrane subunit, with product MSDGSAQTALWLLVLVPALVGAFLVVARPERVAVPVSLLTAALTAALALLVAISGPQVSVPFMAGTDLALGVDALSALVVPTVAVVTLLVLVFSAGEIGRSRGRFHGLMLLFASGALLTATAQTLPGLLLAWEVMGATSFALIGFWWHEQHRVSAGTTAFLVTRAADVGLYLAAGAALAGGGGLVLADLPAASEGWRHVLAAGVLVAALGKAAQLPFSFWLSRAMEGPSPVSALLHSAAMVAMGGYLLLRTEPLLAATGWAGPAAAWVGATTALLLGAVALAQQDLKQVLAASTAAQLGFVVMGAGLGAVGGGAAHLVAHASTKALLFLAAGAWLSALGTKQLAGLRGAARRWSLVGVASTVGALSLAGVAPLALWATKDAVLAVALARSPWLYAVGLAAAALSAAYSGRILLTVWARVPAADRARVAQHLDEEQEGTRHVGRLETLPLLALALGALTLGLLALPPMGDVLARALGEQPVHPGLAEMGASAALALAVLALVRWRPAPRPGWARHWLGLETAVRAVVVGPTLALARALASFDDRVLDRAVGAAAAGAVGVARRAATFDDRVLDGAVGSGSRATTRLARVAARADERGVDGAVEGFAARVRRLAQVARGPQSGQLHHYYVQAVAVLAVGVLLLLSVR
- a CDS encoding complex I subunit 4 family protein, producing the protein MTVLSLIVFLPLLAAVALVAVPRLGDGAARWVWVAVAAVDLLLVAAVWLVYEPPGPGRLAFEERVPWIPGVDSSYHVGVDGLSLPLMAMTTVVFLACAVFALRDEDRPRTRAALFLFLQSVSLGLFAAADLILFFLFFDLSIVGMYFVIAGWGHGDRGRSAMKFFLYTFLGSLALLAGFIGLYVAAEPHTFDMVELARQTPLDGSPTAGGLVLAAILLGLAVKTPTVPFHTWLPPAHTDAPAVGSAVLAGVLLKMGTYGFVRIAMPMLPEAWRAWAWVVVVVGVVSVVYGALVALAQTDLKRMIAYTSVNHMGYVVLAVGAAGIVAEGSEQARSVAVTGAVTQMVSHGIVTAALFLMAGVVWDRAGTYNLGSFGGLAGTAPRLATLFAVGAFASLGLPGLSGFIAEFQIFAGSIAVAPVTAVALVGILITAALFLRALQRLFTGPTRGASRGFGDLRPAELWAVAPLLALSLLIGVLPRPLLGVVEPAAEVVVQLVGR
- a CDS encoding NADH-quinone oxidoreductase subunit NuoK; the protein is MTLEAALLLSAAIFSVGLYGAISQQVVVMVMMGLELMINGVILAAAACWWFLAPDPTGQVLLMVVIAAMTLEMAMGFAVAVLLHRARQTDMTDMATDLSR